The DNA region CGCGCTCGACCAGGCCGCCATCGAGAAGGCCGCCGGCGAGCTCGGCCTCGACGTCGCCAAGGTCCGCGAGGCGATGCAGTCCGGCACGCACCGCGCCCGCATCGAGCGCGACCAGAAGCTGGTGGTCGGCCTGGGCGCCCCCGCCACCCCGACGTTCTTCGTGAACGGCCGCAAGATCGCCGGCGCGCAGCCCATCGAGGCGTTCCGCACGGTCATCGACGAGGAGCTCCGCAAGGCCGAGCAGCTCGTCCGGTCCGGCACGCCGGCCGCGCAGGTGTACGCGAAGACCATCGAGCGCGGCGCGACCGCCCCGGTGTTCCTGCCCGGCACCGTGCCGCCCCCGGCCGCCGCCGCGCCGTCGGCCGCCGCCCCGGCCCCGGCCGCCCCCGCGGCCCCGCCGCCCGCCACCTACGCGAAGGTCCCGCTGCGCGCCGACGACCCGGCCCGCGGCCCGGCCGACGCGAAGCTGACGGTGGTGCTGTTCTCCGACTTCCAGTGCCCGTTCTGCTCCCGCGTCGAGCCCACCCTGAAGCAGCTCGAGGAGGCGTACCCGGGCCAGGTGCGGATCGTGTGGAAGCACCAGCCGCTCTCCTTCCACCCGAACGCGCTGCCGGCGGCCATCGCGGCCGAGGCGGCCCGCGACCAGGGCAAGTTCTGGCCGATGCACGAGAAGCTGTTCGCGAACCAGCAGGCGCTCTCGCCGGCGACCTACGAGCAGTACGCGAAGGAGCTCGGGCTCGACCTGCGCAAGTTCCAGGCGGCGGTGGCGGCGCGCAAGGGCGCCGACCGGATCGCGGCCGACCAGCAGCTCGCGAACGGCGTGGGCGCGAACGGCACGCCGACCATGTTCTTCAACTGCCGCCAGGTGGTGGGCGCGCTCCCGCTCGAGCGCATGCGGCCCATCGTCGAGGAGGAGCTGAAGAAGGCCGACGCGCTGCTCAAGGGCGGCAAGGCGGGCCCGGGCTTCTACGAGCAGGCCTGCCAGGCCAACCTGGCGCTGAAGCCGGCCGCGCCGCAGCAGGGCGCGGTGATCCCGGCGGCGCTGCCCGCCGGCCAGCCGGTGCAGGGCCTCGCCGTCCGCGCCGACGACCCGACCCGCGGCAACCCGAAGGCGCCGGTCACGATCGTGCTGTTCTCCGACTTCCAGTGCCCGTTCTGCGCGCGCGTCGAGCCGACGCTCGCGCAGGTGCAGAAGACCTACGGCGACAAGGTCCGGGTGGTCTGGAAGCACCAGCCGCTCGGCATGCACCCGAACGCCATGCCCGCGGCCGAGGCGGCCGAGGCGGCCCGCGAGCAGGGCAAGTTCTGGCAGATGCACGAGAAGCTGTTCGCGAGCCAGCGCGAGCTGTCCGACGCGCTCTACGAGCGCGCCGCGCGCGAGATCGGCCTCGACGTGGCGCGGTTCGACGCGGCCCGCCGCTCGGGCCGGGGCCGCGCCCGCATCGCGGAGGACCAGGCGCTGGCCGCCCGCATCGGCGCGCAGGCCACGCCGACCATGTTCGTGAACGGCGTGAAGGTCGAAGGCGCGGTGCCGTTCGAGCAGATCCGCGCGGTCGTCGATGCCGAGCTCGCCCGCCGCTAGCGGAGCCGCCGGGCCGGCGACGCCCGCCGCGGGCGCGCCGGCCCCCGCCCTGGCGCCGGACGTCGCGGCCGCCTGGGACGCGCTCCACCGCACGTTCGACCGGATCTTCGTGGTCACGGTCGAGCGCGCGGTCGAGCGGCAGGAGCGCGTGCGCGCGCGGCTCGCCGGGCTCGACTACCGCTTCCACCAGGGGATGGACAAGCGGCTGCTCGACCCCGCGCGCCTCGCCGCCGAGGGCTACGACGCGGCCGCCGACCGGCGCGCGGCGCGCCACTCGAAGCCCATGTCGCAGGGGCAGATCGCCTGCGCCGTCTCCCACCTGCAGGTCTACCGGGCCGCCGTCGAGAACGGCTGGCAGCGGGTGCTCGTGTTCGAGGACGACGTCGTGCCGCGCGGCCCCGATCTGGCGCTCCTGCCCGAGGCGCTCCGGCAGCTCCCCGAGGACTGGGAGCTCGCGTACCTGGGCTGGTCCAACTTCGAGCGGGTGACGCTCCGCCACCGCGCCAAGCAGGCCGCCTACCTGGTGGGCGCGTCGCTGCGCCTCATGAAGTGGACCCCCGCGCAGATCCTCCGGTTCCACCCGCGCCCGTTCAGCGAGCACCTCCGGGCGGCGGGGCTGCACCACTGCACCCACGCCTACGCGTTCACGCTCGGTGCCGCGCGCAAGCTGGTCGAGGCGCAGCGCCCGCTGGCGCGCAACGCCGACCAGCTGCTCATCCACATGGTGCTCTCCGGGAAGCTCCGCGCCTTCGTCACGGTTCCCAAGTTCTTCGACCAGGAGGACGGCACCGGGGCGGACGCGGCCTACTCCTTCGTGTTCCACGACTGAACCGGGTCCCGCTCCGCCGTGCGGGGGACCGGACGGCGGGCGGCGGGTGTTGCGCGAACCGACCCGACCATGTAAGAAAACGAGTCCTGCCATGCGTCGGACCTTCTTCAAGGCGAAGATCCACCGTGCGACCGTGACGCACGCGGATCTCGAGTACGAGGGCTCGGTCTCCATCGACGAGGACCTGCTCGAGGCCGCGGGCATCTGGGAGTACGAGGCCGTTCACGTGTGGAACATCACCCGCGGCACCCGGTTGCAGACGTACGCGATCAAGGGTGAGCGCGGCTCCGGCATCATCTGCATCAACGGCGCGGCCGCGCACCTCAACCGCCCCGGCGACATGGTGATCCTCGCCACGTTCGCCGAGCTGGAAGAGGCCGAGGCCCGCGACTTCAAGCCCACCGTGGTCCTCGTAGACCGCCAGAACAAGATCGTGGCCAAGGACGCCGTCGAGGTGCCCGGCCCGGCACGCAGGGTGACGGCATGACGGTGCGTCTTTGGCAAGTCCGCTGAGCTGCGGACCACCCCCGATCTCCAGACCTTCCTCTCGCTCTGCAGCCCCGGCCGCGCGGTCCCGGTCCGCGTCGAGATCGACGCCGACACCGAGACGCCGGTCTCGGCCTTCCTGAAGCTCTCCCGCGGCGAGCGGCACGCGTTCCTGCTCGAGTCGGTCGAGGGCGGGGAGCGGAGCGCGCGCTTCACGTTCCTGGGCGCGGCGCCTCGGGCGCTGCTCCGCTGGAAGCTCGGCGACCCGGGCGATCCCATCGCCGCGCTGCGCGCCGCGCTCGCCACGCACCGGGCGGTGCGGGTGCCGGGCGTGCCGCGCTTCTCCGGCGGCTTCATGGGCCACGTCTCCTACGACGCGGTCCGCCTGTTCGAGCCGCGCGTCCCCATCGCGAAGGCCGACGAGCTGGGCTTCCCCGACGTCCTGCTCATGGACTTCGACGAGCTGGTGGCGTTCGACAACCGCCGCCACTCGCTCCACGTCATCTGCGAGGTGCGCTGCGACGAGGGCGACGACCCGCGCGCGCTGTACGCCGACGCGGTCCGCCGCATCCGCCGCCGGCTGGCGGTGCTGGCGCGGCCGCTCTCCGACCGCCGCCCGCGCCGGGCCGGGCCGCCGGCGGTGCTCGCGCCGCGGGTCCGCCGCGAGGCGTTCGAGGCGGCGGTGCGGCGCGCCAAGGAGTACGTCACCGCCGGCGACTGCCAGCAGATCGTCCTCTCCCAGCGCTTCGACGCCGAGACCTCCCTCCCGCCGTTCGAGATCTACCGGGCGCTCCGCCGCGTGAACCCCTCGCCGTACCTGTTCTTCGTGAAGGACGGGCCGCGCGCGCTGGTGGGCTCGTCGCCGGAGACGCTGGTGAAGCTCGAGGACGGCGAGGTCACGCTGCGGCCCATCGCCGGCACCCGCCGGCGCGGCGTGGACGCGGCCGAGGACCAGGCGCTCGAGGCCGAGCTGCGCGCCGACCCGAAGGAGAACGCCGAGCACGTCATGCTGGTGGACCTCGGGCGCAACGACGTGGGCCGGGTGTCCGCCACCGGCACGGTGAAGGTGGCCGCGCTGAAGACGGTGGAGCGCTACTCGCACGTGATGCACCTCGTCTCGGAGGTCCGCGGGCGGCTCGCCCCGGGCCGCACCGCGGTGGACGTGCTCCGCGCCGGCTTCCCCGCCGGCACGCTCTCCGGCTCGCCCAAGGTGCGGGCCATGGAGATCATCGACGCGCTCGAGCCGGCCCGCCGCGGCCCGTACGGCGGCGCGGTGGGCTACTTCGACCGCGGCGGCGACATGGAGATGTGCATCGCCATCCGCACCCTGCTCGCGAACGGCCGCCGGGTCTCGGTGCAGTCCGGCGCCGGCATCGTCTACGACTCCGACCCGGCCGCCGAGTACCAGGAGACGGTCAACAAGGCGCGCGCGGTGTTCACCGCGGTGGCGCAGGCCGAGGCGCGCGGGCTGGACGCGCCGCCCGCGGCCGCCCCGCGCCGGCGCGCCGGCGCGCGGAAGGCGCAGGCGGCCCCCGCGGCGGAGGCACGGCCGCGGCGTGCGGCGGGGTCGCGCGGCCGCCGCGCGGCGCCGCGCGGGAAGGGGGCGAGGCGATGAGCGGCGCGCGCCCGGTCCGGCTGCTGCTGGTGGACAACTACGACAGCTTCACCTTCAACCTGGTGCAGTACCTCGGCGAGCTGGGCGCCGAGGTCGAGGTGTTCCGCAACGACGAGATCGACGTGCCCGGCATCCGGGCGCGCCGCCCCGACGCGCTGGTGCTCTCGCCGGGCCCGTGCACGCCGGACCAGGCCGGGGTGACGCTGGAGGTGCTCCGGGCGCTCGCGGGCGCGCTGCCCATCCTCGGCGTGTGCCTCGGCCACCAGGCCATCGGCCAGGCGTTCGGGGGCAAGGTGGTGCGGAACGTCCGCATCGTGCACGGCAAGGCGAGCCCGGTGCACCACCGCAACCAGGGCATCTACGCCGGGCTGCCCGCGCCGTTCCAGGCCGGGCGCTACCACTCGCTCGTGGTCGAGCGCGAGAGCCTCCCCGAGGCGCTCGAGATCACCTCGTGGACCGAGGAGGGAGAGATCATGGGCCTGCGCCACCGGGCGCTGGACGTGGAGGGCGTGCAGTTCCACCCGGAGTCGATCCTGACGCTGGACGGCAAGCGCCTCCTCGGGAACTGGCTCGCGCACGTCGCGCCGCGCGGCGAGGAGGCCCGGCCGTGATCCAGCACGCCATCGCGAAGCTCCTGGAGGGCGAGGACCTCAGCCGCGCCGAGGCGGCCCAGGTGATGACCGAGATCGCCGACGGCGGCGCCACCCCGGCCCAGTCGGGCGCGTTCCTGGCCGCGCTGCGCATGAAGGGCGAGACGGTGGAGGAGATCGCCGGCGCCGCCGACGTGATGCGCCAGCGCGCCGACCGGGTGCGGGTCAGCCGCGACGTGTTCATCGACACCTGCGGCACCGGCGGCGACGGGCGCCACACCTTCAACATCTCCACCACCGCCGCGTTCGTGGCGGCCGGCGCCGGGGTGTGCGTGGCGAAGCACGGCAACCGCGCCGTGTCGTCGCGCTCCGGCTCCGCCGACGTGCTCGCCGCGCTCGGCGTGAACGTGGACGCGGACAAGGAGACGGTGGAGCGCTGCATCGAGGAGGTCGGCATCGGCTTCCTGTTCGCGGTGCGGCTCCACCCCGCGTTCAAGGCCATCGCCGGCGTCCGGCGCGAGCTGGGCGTGCGCACCATCTTCAACCTGCTCGGCCCGCTCGCGAACCCGGCCGGCGCGCGCCACCAGGTGC from Anaeromyxobacter dehalogenans 2CP-C includes:
- the panD gene encoding aspartate 1-decarboxylase — its product is MRRTFFKAKIHRATVTHADLEYEGSVSIDEDLLEAAGIWEYEAVHVWNITRGTRLQTYAIKGERGSGIICINGAAAHLNRPGDMVILATFAELEEAEARDFKPTVVLVDRQNKIVAKDAVEVPGPARRVTA
- a CDS encoding anthranilate synthase component I family protein; amino-acid sequence: MDADTETPVSAFLKLSRGERHAFLLESVEGGERSARFTFLGAAPRALLRWKLGDPGDPIAALRAALATHRAVRVPGVPRFSGGFMGHVSYDAVRLFEPRVPIAKADELGFPDVLLMDFDELVAFDNRRHSLHVICEVRCDEGDDPRALYADAVRRIRRRLAVLARPLSDRRPRRAGPPAVLAPRVRREAFEAAVRRAKEYVTAGDCQQIVLSQRFDAETSLPPFEIYRALRRVNPSPYLFFVKDGPRALVGSSPETLVKLEDGEVTLRPIAGTRRRGVDAAEDQALEAELRADPKENAEHVMLVDLGRNDVGRVSATGTVKVAALKTVERYSHVMHLVSEVRGRLAPGRTAVDVLRAGFPAGTLSGSPKVRAMEIIDALEPARRGPYGGAVGYFDRGGDMEMCIAIRTLLANGRRVSVQSGAGIVYDSDPAAEYQETVNKARAVFTAVAQAEARGLDAPPAAAPRRRAGARKAQAAPAAEARPRRAAGSRGRRAAPRGKGARR
- a CDS encoding anthranilate synthase component II, translating into MSGARPVRLLLVDNYDSFTFNLVQYLGELGAEVEVFRNDEIDVPGIRARRPDALVLSPGPCTPDQAGVTLEVLRALAGALPILGVCLGHQAIGQAFGGKVVRNVRIVHGKASPVHHRNQGIYAGLPAPFQAGRYHSLVVERESLPEALEITSWTEEGEIMGLRHRALDVEGVQFHPESILTLDGKRLLGNWLAHVAPRGEEARP
- a CDS encoding DsbA family protein, yielding MKHVSWVVALVIGFAIGFVGRGSWDMGGRPSRAPAGAPTRARPVEDPKAVYRVPADDSPVRGPADALVTIVESSDFQCPYCKRGAATMKQVEDAYRGKVRFVFKHNPLSFHPQAMPAALAAEEARAQGGDEKFWALHDKLFDSAPALDQAAIEKAAGELGLDVAKVREAMQSGTHRARIERDQKLVVGLGAPATPTFFVNGRKIAGAQPIEAFRTVIDEELRKAEQLVRSGTPAAQVYAKTIERGATAPVFLPGTVPPPAAAAPSAAAPAPAAPAAPPPATYAKVPLRADDPARGPADAKLTVVLFSDFQCPFCSRVEPTLKQLEEAYPGQVRIVWKHQPLSFHPNALPAAIAAEAARDQGKFWPMHEKLFANQQALSPATYEQYAKELGLDLRKFQAAVAARKGADRIAADQQLANGVGANGTPTMFFNCRQVVGALPLERMRPIVEEELKKADALLKGGKAGPGFYEQACQANLALKPAAPQQGAVIPAALPAGQPVQGLAVRADDPTRGNPKAPVTIVLFSDFQCPFCARVEPTLAQVQKTYGDKVRVVWKHQPLGMHPNAMPAAEAAEAAREQGKFWQMHEKLFASQRELSDALYERAAREIGLDVARFDAARRSGRGRARIAEDQALAARIGAQATPTMFVNGVKVEGAVPFEQIRAVVDAELARR
- a CDS encoding glycosyltransferase family 25 protein, giving the protein MPSSPAASGAAGPATPAAGAPAPALAPDVAAAWDALHRTFDRIFVVTVERAVERQERVRARLAGLDYRFHQGMDKRLLDPARLAAEGYDAAADRRAARHSKPMSQGQIACAVSHLQVYRAAVENGWQRVLVFEDDVVPRGPDLALLPEALRQLPEDWELAYLGWSNFERVTLRHRAKQAAYLVGASLRLMKWTPAQILRFHPRPFSEHLRAAGLHHCTHAYAFTLGAARKLVEAQRPLARNADQLLIHMVLSGKLRAFVTVPKFFDQEDGTGADAAYSFVFHD
- the trpD gene encoding anthranilate phosphoribosyltransferase, which translates into the protein MIQHAIAKLLEGEDLSRAEAAQVMTEIADGGATPAQSGAFLAALRMKGETVEEIAGAADVMRQRADRVRVSRDVFIDTCGTGGDGRHTFNISTTAAFVAAGAGVCVAKHGNRAVSSRSGSADVLAALGVNVDADKETVERCIEEVGIGFLFAVRLHPAFKAIAGVRRELGVRTIFNLLGPLANPAGARHQVLGVYEARWVPVLGGVLAALGAAHAFVVHGEGLDEIAVTGMTHVCEVKDGAVERYTIRPEDLGLPRRDAAELAGGDAAANARIVTHVLEGQQGGPRDAVLANAAAALVCAGAATDLRDGVARAARSIDSGAAREKLRQLVAATTVPA